In Chitinophagaceae bacterium, the genomic window CTTTAATGCTGCCGAATTGATGATTAGGGAATTGATAAAACTGGTTTATCCCAAAAAACCATTATTTGCCCCAAGCTGGCGAATGATGATTTGCATACCCAGCAGTATTACCGAAGTGGAAAAACGTGCCGTAAGAGATAGCGCAGAACAAGCCGGTGCAAAAGAAGTATACCTTTTACATGAACCTATGGCTGCTGCTTTGGGTATTGGTATTGATGTGGAAGAACCTATTGGAAACATGATTATTGACATTGGCGGAGGCACAACAGGTATTACTGTAATTGCTTTGGCGGGTATTGTTTGTGACCAAAGCATACGTGTAGCCGGCGATGAATTTACTGCAGATATTATGGAAGCCCTGCGCCGCTATCATAGTTTATTAATTGGCGAACGTACGGCAGAGCAAATTAAAATACAAGTAGGCGCTGCACTTAAAGACTTAGATAACCCACCAGAAGATATAGCCGTAAATGGTCGTGACCTTGTAACCGGTATCCCTAAACAGGTAATGGTAAGCTATCAGGAAGTTGCAGAAGCATTGGATAAAAGTATTTTTAAAATTGAAGAAGCTATTTTAAAAGCGCTGGAAGCAACACCGCCGGAGCTGGCTGCCGATATTTACCGCCGTGGATTGTATATTACCGGAGGTGGCGCTTTGTTGCGTGGGCTCGATAAAAGACTTACCGCAAAAATAAAATTACCGGTACACGTGGCAGACGATCCGTTGAAAAGCGTGGTAAGAGGTACGGGCATTGCACTCAAAAACTATGATAAGTATCCTTTTGTGATGCGCTAAAAGTTTTTGCTCCAAAAATTTTTAAATCCTAATTCAAACAGACTTAGGATTTTTTCATCAAATATTTAATCCAAAGTGCGTAATATATTTCTATTTATACGCCGCTATATTCACTTGCTAACTTTCCTGCTTTTGCAGGGGATTTGCATCTATCTCATCAGCAGGTACAGTAAGTTTCATAAAGCAGCAATTTTAACAGCTACCAACAGGGTTACCGGTAGTGTTTTTAAAGAATTCAACAGGGTAGAATATTATTTTCAATTGAAAAAAACCAACGATTCGCTGGTAAAAGCCAATGAATTTCTGATAAACCAGCTTAAACAA contains:
- a CDS encoding rod shape-determining protein gives rise to the protein MGLFNFFTQEIAIDLGTANTLIIHNDEVVVNEPSIVALDRNNPKNLLAVGKKALMMHEKTHESIRTVRPLRDGVIADFNAAELMIRELIKLVYPKKPLFAPSWRMMICIPSSITEVEKRAVRDSAEQAGAKEVYLLHEPMAAALGIGIDVEEPIGNMIIDIGGGTTGITVIALAGIVCDQSIRVAGDEFTADIMEALRRYHSLLIGERTAEQIKIQVGAALKDLDNPPEDIAVNGRDLVTGIPKQVMVSYQEVAEALDKSIFKIEEAILKALEATPPELAADIYRRGLYITGGGALLRGLDKRLTAKIKLPVHVADDPLKSVVRGTGIALKNYDKYPFVMR